CGGACGGCGCCGCCGGGGCCCGCGAGGTCCTCCAGAAGGCGAAGCCGCCGATGACGCGCGAGCGGTATCTCGCCTTCCAGCGAGGCCTCGCCCGCCACGAGGTGTACGAAGGGTAGGGGGTGTACGGCAAGACGAGCATCGCGTTTCCCCGGCGCGTCGTCTGCCTGACGGCCGAGACCGCCGAGATCGCCTATCTCGTCGGCGCCGGCGAGCGCGTCGTCGGCGTCCCGGGGACCGCGCGGCGCCCCGAGGCCGTCCGCGAGAAGGCGCGCGTCGGCGGCTTCACGACCTTCCGCCTCGACCGGATCCTCGCCCTCGAGCCCGATCTTGTCCTCGGGTTCTCCGACCTCCAGAAGGACGTGGTGCGCGACCTGGTCGGCGCCGGCGTGGCCGTGCTTTGCACCAACCAGCGCTCCTTCGACGACGTGCTGCGCGCGATCCTCCTGCTCGGCGGCGCGCTCGGCTGCGAGGCGGCGGCGCGCGCGCTGGTCCAGGACATGGCCGACGAGGTCAGGCAGGTCCGCGAGTACTCGGCGGTGTGGCCCGACCGGCCGCGCGTCTACTTCGAGGAGTGGCACGACCCGCTCATTGCGGGGATCCGCTGGGTCTCCGAGCTGATCGAGATCGCGGGCGGCCGCGACGTGTTCGCCGAGCTCCGCGAGCAGCACGCGGCGTCCGGCCGCGTCGTCGCGCCCGAGG
The DNA window shown above is from Candidatus Methylomirabilota bacterium and carries:
- a CDS encoding ABC transporter substrate-binding protein — encoded protein: MYGKTSIAFPRRVVCLTAETAEIAYLVGAGERVVGVPGTARRPEAVREKARVGGFTTFRLDRILALEPDLVLGFSDLQKDVVRDLVGAGVAVLCTNQRSFDDVLRAILLLGGALGCEAAARALVQDMADEVRQVREYSAVWPDRPRVYFEEWHDPLIAGIRWVSELIEIAGGRDVFAELREQHAASGRVVAPEAVIERDPEIILASWCGKPVDRTQIATRPGWDRISAVKRGQIHEIAGEDVLAPGPSLMHGLRRIHEVIQAFQAA